From the genome of Solanum stenotomum isolate F172 chromosome 5, ASM1918654v1, whole genome shotgun sequence:
CACGTATTTGGTGTATTTGTGCATATCAATTCTATCTCTAGTGTATCAGGTATTAAATATCTAATGTATTCAATATTAGTTTtatgtatctagtataaaaAATGCATTGATATATTCAGTGTATCTGTGCATAGTTACAAATTTATTTCAAGAGGACAGTGATGTAGCTAGTGTATCAGAGATGTATTTGTGTATAAATACATTTATCTAGTAATCCCTCCATTCAGAGGCGGAGGCAAAATCACGCTTGAGGCTTCTTAATTTTAGGacagaagagaaaaatattgcaaaacaTGTTTcctttaataataaaaaaaaagacaaaggTCTGAACCCACAACACTAGTATGAAAGACATTTCTACCGCCCCTTCCTTACCACAGAGttatcaatcaattttgttgGGGTTCAcaagtttatatattatttttctaatacaaatacagGGTCTACGGAAAAGCTAGTGGGTTCGTCCGAACCCACAAACCTCCACCTAGCTCCGCCTCTAcctccatttcaaaataattgaattgttgagacatttttcatatttcagATTAACTTAATTGTCAATCtttagattatttttaaaatattcttccatttttacccttcatttggaTTTTCTATGTGATAAGTTCAAGAAACTTTAGTTgctttgaattattttctatGTGATGAGTTCAAgacatttttgaattatttagtACTGAAATTGGTTATTATGATTAATGACGATATTCTAAAGATTAATTTAACAATacttaataagggtaaaaatgaaaaacattgtttaatttatgtcctaatcttcttttcttaaagggtgtgaagcacccaacaattcaattatattGAAATGAAGGGAGTATCAAACAATCCCTATATTGTTCTAACAGTCTCCTTACAATATAAATGACTTTTGTAATAGACGGTCCGACATGAATCCAAATTGATATTTGGAAGATAAACATTTCCCTCCAAAATTTCATCTCGACCATCCCCTTTCAAAATTTTTATAGTATCACTTAGTGTAAACCTAAATTTGCAATGACGAAATCATAATTCAgacaataaattcattttttacgTTCCTTATCCATATTTTActcataaattataataatgtgtTTTATGCTTAAATAAATatcatgacatgtttaaaatgACAGAACTTAACTTTATCGAGATTCGGCAAAAACAACATTATagtaaattaaatgaaaatatttttttgtagtatAATTTAGGTGACCTTGTGTGTTATCTGAGAGACCTTCGATAACTACACAGGCCGATATTTTCTTGCGTGGATATAATGGTTGGAACTCAAGGATGGCTCTTGATGTTTACAAGCAAATTTTCCCTAAGGTAAATAATATTGCTTCAtggatattttattttcaatgatttaaaaattatcttagctcttgataatttttttttaattttcttttttgcttaATTACTAAACAcgagaaaataagtaagaagtCAACATGTTTTTTCAGAAaacattttttaggaaaatattttcaatgaaaaatattctccttcataccaaacaacACATTAAAAGTGAATATCTGCtaaacatttttaatatttgtgaattttaagtgatgttgattaaattttatttttttttgctctaATTTATTTGCGTGATAGTAAATTGTCTCATTCTTTTTTCTCGAAAACCTAATTTGAGGGAGCTCATTTAGATGTCCacaattgaagtatttttcttcATTGATATTCGATTTTTATTACTCAAAGTAGTTACAAAATTTACACAAATATCACCGATATTTAAAGTAATAAAGCTATAACTAAAGGATATGACTCTAAAACAAAAAGACGTAGCTTAAGTGGGTCccacaatttttaaaaaggaatttttttttattctcctaAAAATATCCTTGTTGAAACACACATCAACGAAATGTTTGATTCAACCTCAACTCTCttttatataataagagaacTTGCTTAATTCACATGTAGGATGCAAAAATTCAGCCTTCTcttgtcatattttattttggtgGAAATGATTCAGCAGATCCTAAATTTCCTTTAGGTGCAAATGTCCCTCTTGAcgaatatgttgaaaatatgagGAAGATTGCGCTCCATATAAAGGTATGTACTAACCCTTGAAGTTTAATCTTTTAATCggatatttatatcaaattatttttctatcgaatatttatattaaatcattttattaatatacgTAAGTATTTTATAAGTCAAGTATGCTTAGTAATTCACAATGAATTATACTTCAAGGAGAGGTGagtatgctttttttttttaaacgaaACTACATATCATGctttattaattataagttcaacgaaaaagtgttaaaatatctttaaattatgtaaaattaaataaaaatgttatacaTTAAtagttttgttaaaaaatatccTTATCCTTAATAGTTTGGTTAAAAAATACCACTATTATTACTTAACTACGTTAAACATGTGTGCGCTTTTCctaataaatataaagttttttttctttttaaacacattcttatttcaataaaattattatttttaaacaacCTTCTCTTAGTTTCtcttcttttatgaaaaatctcttttaattaaaataaaaaaaagttggaatTAATTTTTGCCCCAATTGTCGTACAATTTACTTTGCTTTTTTGTACAACATTTTGATGCATACACTTGCAGTGCCTTTCGGAAAAGACTCGTCTAATTATGCTAAGCGCTCCGGCAGTGAACGAGAAACAACTTGTTGAAATTACGGGTAATTATCGAAGTATTAATAAAACCCTCGAACTCGATGCGAATTTCAGTTTTATCCATGAACTATTGACTAACTGAACTTAGATAACCATTGATCCTGTatcatgagtgaaatacaccttTAAATTCTCAGCAAGTTTTGGGGTGTTTTCAACACAACTTTTCTcgattttttattaagagtctcaTGCTTCTACAAGCGTTTGAGACCACTTATTATGTCATGTTGCAGTTTAGATAGTAGTCtttttaaggttgtcaatagtttggagacgaaactaataatttgcgtcAAGTTTAGGAGTATTgaaatacttttcttttttcgaCTGTTTTAAAAAGAtacttctttctatttttaacaaatctttaatttcaactttaaacgtgacatattttttttttatacattctaCGTATGTTTAGtattatttaaaagtattaatCCTTTTTTTGATTAGGGATAATCGAGGTAGAACAAATGAGAGAGGTAAAATATACTCAGAAGCTGGTATTAAATTAGGCCAACAATTAGGCGTGCCGGTTATCGATCTTTGGTCAGCCCTTTACGAACGCTCTAATGTCTTCTggtaattcaaatttaatattaCTTCTACTCTTTCATTTTAGTGTTATTCTTATAAACGttgtatagtatatatataattcatgtaTAATATCTGTATAATTAATATGTATTTCGGCtggaaaaaaatacattttgaaaACTTGGTCAAACGGCTGATAACATGTGATGATCGGGCTGAGGGCTACCCCTCTTCCCGTCACTCTGCTTTTCCTAATACGAACCTTgagttatcaattttttttttaacttggcCTGATCGGATCACCCTATAAGATTGCTTCAAAATGTGAAGCTCGTGTTATTTACCCTTTCAcctattattaaattatatgtatttattaagAGGAGTACATGTAATTACCAAATAAGTGACGTGATTGTAGGTATACGTTTTTTTGTACTACAAAGAATTTGTGAATAAATGGTGGGGGTTTGAATTTTGTTTGTGTAGGGATGGAATGCATTTAGCAAAAGAAGGAAGTGAGATTGTGTTCAATAAAATCAAGGATGTAATATCAAAGGCAGAGTGGGAGCCAAGCCTAGATTGGAACAAAATGCCTAATGAGTTTGCCAATATATATGGGTGAAGGAGAGGATAAAAAGGGGCATTTCAGTGCACTAAAACTTCTGCTATATAAAGGGTCCAGAGAAGAGTCCGATCACAAGAACCTATTATATGTAGTCTTACTTTGCATAAATAATAAAacggaaacttacataaatacactatattgagaaaatatttatcatttatagcaataacatttttttaagacttaagtaCTAGTCAATTTCCCATTTTCATGTTTAGTGTGCAAAAGATCAATACCATTAAATGTTCCTAGGAAGGttttgttatctcctgtattcagattagcaatccagaaataataaaagatgaaaagaaaaaccctaagaactatccgagtccacagaacccactgtgtgtccttaagaaatttaatcccctcaagtacccgaggttgcagattaattcctcccaagataaaacggattaaccattaaagaagtagcggtacctcaaacttcgataatttcaacgaactcaaaatgacagcaacgaatcacacacacagacacgatcgatcgattttgttttgtaagaaatgtatgcaaaagaagggaagaattcgatacagaaaaatgagagaaaacctctctatttatagccaacaaagggtaaaggtcacaactctttggaaagaagacaacctttcagaaaggtcacaatactttggaaaaggcataacctttcaaacggtcacaatcctttagaaaggacacaacctttcataaagttcacaacccttcggcatagtcacaacccttcatttcctgttcacacctttaaaacccaacaagtTTTGCCTTATATTGGGAAGGGTTTGCTTTCTTGTACAATGTTTTTGAGTGTGCCATATAATATAGTGTATTATGTGagtttataaatattcaaatgaAATAATGATTGTAATCAAActtaaaaacaaacaattatCAAAGTAATATTACGATTAATagtattttgttttgattttcttcattttagttatttttttttatattgcttttaattatttttttcttgagttgaggGTGTATCGAAAACAACCTCCTCTACCTCTGGAGCAGTACCGCAGTGGTGAGGTCTACATACATTCTACCTTACTCACATCCACTttataaaattacattaaatatattgttattgttcGTTAAAAATGgggtttaattcattttgtggtTAGGTACATATTGTTTTGTTTAATGTTAAGTTTTATAAagagaaactattttatatataagagATCTGAACATAAATGATCTTTGACTTTTTAGAAGagaaataaatacataaattcaAACTATAAATGTTTACGTTGAATTTTCTCTCATATGTTAGTTGGGAAAAGAGACTATCATTATGACTAATTAATTGAAGTATATGTCCAGCATAATTTTTATGCGTAGAAAAACTCTTTTCGAAAGATCTTCAATTCAAATAAGCTTGAAATGattattcattatatattttttcttataaaagttattaaactaatttgtataaatttaaaatgactAAATTTATGGCTAGTTAtattttactaataaaataagtgTGACTAGAAAATATTCCCTTCTCAAGTTTAAATGAGATTAGACCCGTccctttcttattttttctttttctaccccaatgtaatttttcaaaaaaccttgagaaaaatatttaaattataattttatatcacataTTCAAACGTACCATTATATATATTAGAACAAGCTTGAGATATTGATGCAATTATCTGTTCTTAATTCTTATCCATCCATCATATGTAACAATAATTTATCCAGTTCTCATTTTccatatgttatatttttttggtttagaaAACTACAATCTTCTCAAAAAGCACTCCTCCTCAATCCTCATGATGCCATAATACAATAAATGGGCACATGGCAAGGTGTATTAAGTAATGACcaacatttttaattttaaacagTGTATTAAGTAATGACcaacatatttaattttaaacttctAGAGATTGATGTGGAGATTGACTAAAATTTAATCTTtagtatataataataataataataataatatataataagttgGTAACCAAATGTGAACTAATACCAAAAACATGACGATGCacaacatattattttattggtaTGAATATATGgaggaagaaattaattaatctcGTCTCTTGTAGGGATGGAGCTAGATGCTTCTGGGATTTTAAATCgcgattttaattttttaaaatataaaatttgattataAGTTTATATCATGTACTCATATTTGGAATGAAGAAATTGTTTGTATTGTATGGATTATAATGATTATATTAAAGGATAATTAGCTAGTTGTAACTATTGTTGAATAGTGGGTCTTTgtaaaattatgtttatttgaaagtttgtaatcgcaaatatttattcatacAAGGAATTTGGACATCTGAGATTTATCAATTTGGCACCTTATAGTTATcagatactccctccgttccattttatatgtcaactttatactttgcacttgcattagaaatgatgtaactttacctctacccttatttaatttttttggaactcaagttttcaatcaatgaatatgaattaatttattttgattaattaatttaaccaatgaacatgaatcatttacttaatttttctaagttggtcaaatgtatGTTTTCAatgctaataactcacaagggtaaaaaaggaacaatatgctaatttatgcattgattttatgaaatgataaGTATTATGAGCCAACTATTTATAGAcagaaataacatataaaatgagacggagggagtattttgtttatgaactatgatttgctcatttaaatcttataatttaaaattaaaatatatcaaaatattttttaatcttgtaatTTTAAACACTCGTGTggaaaattagaattaaaaattataaaaaaatatatatatttttaaaacataaaaaaaaaaaaaaaaaagttactaataagagtaatattttttttcaaaagcactCCTCCTCATGGTGTCATATAATAATCAAAAATGGGCACATGGCCAActgtattaattaattaacagcATATTAAATTCAAACTTCTTGAGATTGCTGTTAAGACTGACAAAATtattaataagtaaaaaatagaatattttgaatataaCTATGGGtctaatatttatttgtgatgTTATCTTTTAAGTCGTGTCTTCAGtcaaataaatttcaatttatttaaaataagtcacatTAATATAATTGTATGGTAAATCATCTAATTAAGTGTAAAGTGAGATTCAAATAAGTCTATTTTTTAtcgtaaattttttataaatttttaaatattttaaattttcaattattgtgacttataatactttttacgtagtttacaaatgtataaatttcatttaaaattttttgaggATTCTTGAGCAAATTCTTGGTCAAACATAAACtctttgactctcgaaaaatgaaatgtgcacataaattgggacggatgGAGTATTAACATTGTAAATAgctaaaatttaattcaaaagaaatgttatatatatatgtgtgtgtgtgataGTAAATCATTGTTGGTAATAAATTATTGGAAAAAACCTTTTGGCCAgaaatttggccagaaaattgaaaaaaatatgttatcttacctttttaaacatttttacccttttaactttaatacattttaattaaaaaatggaaaacaaatcagtttaactttaaataaaaagaatactatatacttttttaattttctggccAATTTTTCTGACCATTTAGCATTACCATTTatctaaaataagttattatGTATTTGTATGATAGTAAATTATCACATTAAGTGCAAATTGAATACCTAGAAATATTAATAACATTGAAATTTTAAGTGGTGTTGATTCttataataatttaagttatgtatataaatttatttgtataattgtaaATCATCTCatttagtataatataaatatCTCCAAAaattattacaacaacaacGATGATGAATTCGGTAATCCCAGAAGTCTGAGGAGGATATAATATACACAAACTTTACCACTATCTCTTTGAGATAACctacaaatattattaatattgcAAAATTTAAGTAGAGTGTTaactaaaacaattttaaatatttatggagaataaattatatataaatatttgtgtCGTAGTAAATCATTTCTAGTGTggagccaaaaacactaagatgcacaatataatattttattggtATGCATATATGGAGTAAGAAATTAATAAATCTCCTCTTTTGTAGGCATTATTATCCATTATAAATACAAGTGTTATGCAAATGTTTGTAGcatcaaaaacacaaaaattgttacttataagaaaaaaaaacacacacaaaacaaAATGAGTGAGCCAAAGGTAGGACCAAATCGTCCATTGTTCGTTCTATTTGGTTCATCAATTGTGCAGCAAAGTTATCCTTTGGATGGCTGGGGTGCTTCCCTCACAGGACTCTATGCTCGTAAGGTATTATTATCgtgtgaaaaataaatttaaaatttaaattttataaatcttCTTCTCTAACATTTTACCTTTATTTCAAAGTTGAAACAATTATGAAACTATTACAAGTTGAATACTTACTCCAAAGGATCATTTGGCAGTgtgtattaaataaaataatgcttGTATTAATTTTAGCGTAATGTTTGATTGCAAATTTAAGTAATTCTTGCACAATAAATATCAATATTACTTATACATTTTATCTAGTACTATTCAAAAATTAACATCATCCATTGACTTGTAAATAAAATACCAGTTGAGATGATATTTATGACTGCTTACAAattgaataaaagaaattaatcttTTTAGAGCTTGCTATTACTCTGATATGCCATAAGATTGATAAATATAGTATATTATAGGCCGATTTATTTGTTCGTGGATATAATGGTTGGACCTCAAGAAATGCTCTTCAAGTTTTGAACGAAGTCTTTCCACAGGTACTTTACTTAATTTTGGAATATTGCATGTATGTTTCATTG
Proteins encoded in this window:
- the LOC125864425 gene encoding GDSL esterase/lipase CPRD49-like gives rise to the protein MWNCLGHQKGKSIVKRKDGTKNIIGPNRPIFVLFGSSIVQLSYDLHGWGASLTNLYSRKADIFLRGYNGWNSRMALDVYKQIFPKDAKIQPSLVIFYFGGNDSADPKFPLGANVPLDEYVENMRKIALHIKCLSEKTRLIMLSAPAVNEKQLVEITGDNRGRTNERGKIYSEAGIKLGQQLGVPVIDLWSALYERSNVFWDGMHLAKEGSEIVFNKIKDVISKAEWEPSLDWNKMPNEFANIYG